A single region of the Neodiprion pinetum isolate iyNeoPine1 chromosome 5, iyNeoPine1.2, whole genome shotgun sequence genome encodes:
- the Prosap gene encoding SH3 and multiple ankyrin repeat domains protein 2 isoform X6 yields the protein MLAFGTQEVATWYRELKESFNYGLFCPPVNGKAGKFLDEERRLGDYPFNGPVGYLELKYKRRVYKMLHLDEKQLKAMHTRANLRRLLDYVANSQVEKIAKMCSKGLDPNFHCQESGETPLTLAATLKKPSKVIIALVNGGALLDYRTKEGLTAMHRAVERNSLDAVKTLLELGASPNYKDTKGLTPLYYSVTYKTDPMLCETLLHDHATIGAQDLQGWQEVHQACRNNLVQHLDHLLFYGADMNTRNASGNTPLHVCAVNNTDSSCIRQLLFRGAQKDSLNYANQTPYQVAVIAGNMDLAEVIKNYQAEEVVPFKGPPRYNPKRRSMAFGGMTTSCSASNLGTLTRVPSTDQQHDVSGPLITRTISIEEYAGVTLTRMQHAETHSGIKNIAARTPFAEEFTAGTLTRIPSIEQYNSGVRTLSRIPSVEHYPPTKMSELRKSSLTRLPSMDQSVGVSRTEFGTLQRIPSEQHLGALVRIQSDQPNLGTLARTEQLNTLDRIPSEYQNPNSLRDPNTRFPPSEHYQNLRIEGLSRLQEHRIELQHRLDIHRTMDLPPSPSPSNRSLAPFSSASSSLSEGSNQPSGEDSASIVTDKSLGDTASDVISDSSGVGTSQSDTTNSLSIPGTTVVCVESYNTGINGHLAINQGDILEVTGATDCGLLEGILRGQGTGLFPAHCIQEVRLRHTNIPLGPQATREGRNRVLGRRESQHKYFATAPRLKKPVTTEPRTVVLHRSRKGFGFVLRGAKATSPLMELTPSTRYPALQYLDDVDQGGVADIAGLKKGDYLIQINGEDVTTASHEHVVDLIRKSGELVRMCVVSAVVGLPNSQSAAALPISQPIQRQYATLPRKGNNNVVIGGTLGRSPAPMPPRRDPKTTLSVGRARARSMVAGLEGGGEKDDGDEIASTGAKSSSAESIHLPQQPLTGSNTGQSTPVQPRTASIRSRPTSSRITAAELEELFQRQQGSATGQYGSSMMSSHFQTGNHATKSHPSSPAKTGRVYASVADMKRKGKSNSKVRFFGGLGGGSDLHRDFHSTPDLNIQAHSYIIVPKGHRSQEDVNVLASRNALPPPNHPPPPPPVGQVVKVNVGTSASDVVTPAASVYDNIAHIQQVKELAAATPESVYGIMSSFRPTNSAKLYASPEDTKTVGYRSRSLPAHSARPHVRKSHSLRTPNNSTFKPLGQSNNQLTKNQYAQPLKTNRSNNTAGPRDRKKKGGMTTSSSATNLAAPPIPEPDYSLSESENDETDGESDIAKALEKAAAREKIESAKETSGNSNDSGSSSGSSSIPHSFSVDEIQKVRTQLKSSKSYPNDFLLQQTQQLMEDGDNSSSGVSSDQDVPVGPPTGFDDSRNENNTHPMPADKESNPKRMSYSSGMLTRHAVSLAQLPPPIEAEADEQNNDLFVPPPPEFNAGPSSGSSDEPVFAPPPQFCDNRQQNRVKIIGAIPKVGNNQVKPPSGRLHSQ from the exons AAACCCCGCTAACGTTGGCAGCTACCCTAAAAAAACCGTCCAAAGTTATCATCGCATTGGTGAATGGTGGAGCCCTCCTAGATTACCGAACAAAAGAGGGACTGACGGCTATGCATCGGGCCGTCGAGCGAAATAGCTTAGACGCGGTGAAAACGTTGTTGGAACTGGGGGCTAGTCCAAATTACAAGGACACCAAAGGCTTGACACCGCTTTACTACAGCGTCACGTACAAGACGGATCCTATGCTCTGCGAAACTCTCCTTCACGATCACGCCACTATCGGTGCTCAGGATCTTCAGGGCTGGCAGGAGGTCCATCAG GCCTGTCGAAATAATTTAGTACAACACCTTGACCACCTTCTTTTCTACGGGGCTGATATGAATACAAGAAATGCGTCTGGGAATACTCCTCTGCACGTATGCGCTGTCAACAACACAGACTCGTCGTGCATTCGACAACTTCTTTTCCGAGGTGCTCAAAAAGACAGTCTCAACTATGCAAATCAAACACCGTACCAGGTCGCCGTGATCGCTGGTAATATGGATCTAGCGgaagttattaaaaattatcaagcCGAAGAAGTTG TACCGTTTAAAGGGCCTCCACGCTACAACCCGAAACGCCGCTCTATGGCTTTTGGCGGTATGACGACAAGCTGTTCGGCTAGCAACCTGGGAACTCTTACCAGAGTACCGTCTACCGATCAGCAGCATGACGTGTCGGGTCCTCTCATTACGAGAACAATTTCCATTGAAGAGTATGCCGGAGTGACATTGACGAGAATGCAGCATGCGGAGACGCATAgcggtataaaaaatatcgcggCTAGAACACCGTTCGCTGAAGAATTTACTGCAGGCACTTTGACCAGAATTCCCTCGATCGAACAATACAATTCTGGAGTTCGCACGCTGTCAAGAATCCCATCAGTCGAACACTACCCTCCTACGAAAATGAGCGAATTGCGCAAGAGCAGCCTAACCAGGTTACCGTCCATGGATCAAAGTGTTGGTGTGTCCAGAACAGAATTTGGAACCCTCCAAAGAATCCCGTCCGAACAACACTTGGGAGCCCTGGTCAGAATACAATCTGATCAGCCTAACCTTGGCACCCTGGCTAGAACCGAACAGTTGAACACGCTCGACCGGATACCGTCCGAATACCAGAATCCTAATAGCTTAAGAGATCCGAACACAAG ATTCCCACCTTCGGAGCACTATCAAAACCTAAGAATTGAGGGCCTCTCAAGGTTACAAGAGCATAGGATCGAGTTACAGCATCGTCTGGACATTCATCGGACGATGGACCTTCCACCGTCTCCATCCCCAAGTAACAGAAGTCTCGCCCCATTCAGCTCTGCTAGTTCTAGCCTGTCAGAGGGCAGCAATCAACCGTCCGGCGAAGACTCAGCCAGCATAGTTACAG ACAAAAGCTTGGGTGATACAGCATCCGACGTTATCAGCGATAGCTCTGGCGTCGGTACATCGCAATCAGACACAACAAACTCTCTTTCAATTCCTGGAACAACGGTCGTTTGTGTCGAAAGTTATAATACTGGGATTAACGGGCACCTCGCAATCAACCAAGGGGATATTCTGGAAG TCACAGGGGCCACGGATTGCGGGTTGCTGGAAGGAATTCTAAGGGGGCAAGGAACCGGTCTATTTCCAGCGCACTGCATACAAGAAGTGAGGCTGAGACATACGAATATTCCATTGGGTCCGCAAGCTACCAGAGAAGGACGAAACAGGGTATTGGGACGTAGAGAATCGCAGCATAAATACTTTGCAACCGCTCCACGTTTGAAGAAACC AGTGACGACGGAACCTCGCACCGTCGTGCTACACAGATCCAGAAAGGGCTTTGGTTTTGTATTACGTGGAGCAAAAGCCACCTCACCACTAATGGAGCTAACTCCGTCGACCAGATATCCCGCTTTACAGTATCTCGATGATGTGGATCAGGGCGGTGTCGCAGATATTGCCGGACTGAAAAAAGGGGATTACTTGATCCAG ATAAATGGCGAAGATGTGACAACAGCTTCGCACGAGCACGTCGTGGATCTGATAAGAAAATCTGGTGAACTTGTTCGTATGTGCGTTGTTTCGGCTGTTGTTGGACTTCCAAATTCTCAGTCTGCCGCAGCATTGCCCATTAGTCAGCCAATCCAAAGGCAATACGCGACACTGCCGAGGAAAGGAAACAATAATGTGGTCATTGGTGGCACTCTTGGTAGGTCACCGGCACCAATGCCGCCGAGAAGAGATCCTAAAACAACGCTAAGTGTCGGAAGGGCTAGAGCTCGATCCATGGTCGCTGGGTTGG AGGGCGGCGGAGAAAAGGATGATGGGGATGAAATAGCGTCGACAGGTGCCAAGTCCAGTAGTGCAGAGTCGATACATTTGCCCCAACAACCATTGACAGGATCGAACACCGGGCAGAGTACGCCTGTCCAACCGAGAACGGCTAGCATTCGTTCAAGGCCAACGTCTAGTCGTATCACTGCTGCCGAACTTGAG GAGTTGTTCCAGCGACAACAGGGTAGTGCTACTGGTCAGTATGGCTCGTCAATGATGAGCTCCCACTTTCAAACTGGAAACCATGCGACTAAATCTCACCCTTCATCACCGGCAAAAACTGGTCGTGTATACGCCAGTGTGGCAGACATGAAAAGGAAGGGAAAG TCGAACTCGAAGGTACGGTTCTTTGGTGGATTGGGAGGTGGTTCCGATCTTCACAGGGATTTCCATAGCACTCCGGATTTGAACATACAAGCGCATTCTTATATTATCGTCCCAAAAGGTCATCGTAGTCAAGAGGATGTGAATGTGCTCGCCAGCAGAAACGCTCTACCTCCACCAAATCATCCTCCCCCGCCTCCACCTGTTGGTCAGGTTGTCAAAGTGAACGTTGGCACTAGTGCGTCCGATGTGGTAACACCGGCTGCATCGGTTTACGATAACATAGCGCATATCCAACAAGTCAAAG AATTGGCTGCAGCAACACCAGAATCTGTGTATGGCATCATGTCCAGCTTTCGTCCAACCAATAGTGCCAAGTTGTACGCGTCGCCTGAAGACACAAAGACAGTAGGCTACCGCTCTCGCAGCTTGCCGGCGCACTCGGCAAGGCCGCACGTCAGGAAGTCTCACAGTCTCAGAACTCCGAACAATTCAACATTCAAACCACTTGGCCAGAGTAACAACCAGTTGACTAAGAATCAGTACGCCCAGCCGTTGAAAACAAATAGAAGTAACAATACCGCAGGTCCTAGAGACAGGAAAAAGAAAGGTGGCATGACAACAAGTTCGTCCGCAACGAATTTAGCAGCACCGCCTATACCCGAGCCAGATTATAGCCTCTCAGAATcggaaaatgatgaaactGACGGTGAATCAGACATTGCCAAGGCGTTGGAAAAAGCGGCAGCGAgggaaaaaatagaatctgCCAAAGAAACGTCGGGGAACTCGAACGACTCTGGCAGCTCTTCCGGAAGCAGTTCGATTCCACATTCGTTCAGCGttgatgaaattcaaaaggtCAGGACGCAGCTTAAGTCATCTAAGAGCTATCCTAATGACTTTTTGTTGCAACAGACCCAACAGCTGATGGAAGACGGTGACAACAGCTCTAGCGGTGTGAGCTCTGATCAAGACGTACCGGTCGGACCACCGACAGGGTTTGACGACTCCCGGAACGAGAACAATACCCACCCCATGCCAGCGGATAAAGAAAGTAACCCAAAGAGAATGAGCTACAGCAGTGGGATGCTGACCAGGCATGCCGTCAGCCTGGCTCAGCTACCCCCGCCGATAGAAGCCGAAGCCGACGAACAGAACAACGATTTATTTGTCCCACCTCCACCGGAATTTAATGCAGGGCCATCGTCAGGCAGTAGCGACGAGCCGGTGTTTGCACCACCGCCTCAGTTTTGCGACAACAGGCAGCAAAACcgtgtaaaaataatcggAGCTATCCCTAAAGTTGGAAATAATCAAGTAAAACCGCCCAGTGGAAGATTGCACAGTCAGTGA